In a single window of the Cygnus olor isolate bCygOlo1 chromosome 5, bCygOlo1.pri.v2, whole genome shotgun sequence genome:
- the EHD4 gene encoding EH domain-containing protein 4, with the protein MFSWLGKQGGGRERGGGGGDVVQTVTGGLRDLYLRKLLPLEEHYRFHDFHSPALEEADFENKPMVLLVGQYSTGKTTFIRYLLEQDFPGMRIGPEPTTDSFIAVMYGESEGSVPGNALVVDPKKPFRKLSRFGNAFLNRFLCSQLPNQVLKSISIIDSPGILSGEKQRISRGYDFCQVLQWFAERVDRIILLFDAHKLDISDEFSEAIKSFRGQDDKIRVVLNKADQVDTQQLMRVYGALMWSLGKVINTPEVLRVYIGSFWAHPLRNTENRRLFEAEAQDLFQDIQSLPQKAAVRKLNDLIKRARLAKVHAYIISYLKKEMPSVFGKENKKKELISRLPEIYGQLQREYHISAGDFPEVKKMQEQLETCDFTKFHSLKPKLIEAVDNMLANKIASLMSLISQEESNMPTELVHGGAFDGTMAGPFGQGYGEGAKEGADEEEWVVAKDKPAYDEIFYTLSPINGKISGINAKKEMVTSKLPNSVLGKIWKLADCDGDGMLDDEEFALAKHLIKIKLDGYELPGTLPSHLVPPSHRKPLQTAE; encoded by the exons ATGTTCAGCTGGCTGGGCAAGCAGGGCGGCGGgcgggagcgcggcggcggaggcggcgaCGTGGTGCAGACGGTgaccggggggctgcgggaccTTTACCTCCGTAAGCTGCTGCCGCTGGAGGAGCACTACCGCTTCCATGACTTCCACTCGCCCGCCCTGGAGGAGGCCGATTTCGAGAACAAGCccatggtgctgctggtggggcagTACAGCACCGGCAAGACCACCTTCATCCG ATATCTACTTGAACAAGACTTCCCAGGCATGCGGATTGGTCCAGAGCCTACCACAGATTCTTTTATTGCTGTGATGTATGGAGAGTCAGAAGGAAGCGTTCCTGGAAATGCCCTGGTTGTTGATCCTAAGAAGCCATTCCGCAAACTCAGCCGTTTTGGAAATGCTTTCCTGAACAG ATTCCTGTGTTCTCAATTGCCTAACCAGGTGCTGAAGAGTATCAGCATTATTGACAGCCCAGGCATCCTCTCTGGAGAGAAACAGCGCATCAGCAGAg GCTACGACTTCTGCCAAGTCCTCCAGTGGTTTGCAGAGAGGGTCGACCGCATCATTCTCCTCTTTGATGCCCATAAGCTGGATATATCTGATGAGTTTTCAGAGGCTATAAAGTCATTCCGGGGCCAGGATGACAAGATTCGAGTGGTGCTTAATAAGGCTGACCAGGTGGACACACAGCAGCTGATGAGGGTCTATGGTGCACTCATGTGGTCCCTGGGAAAGGTGATCAACACTCCAGAGGTGCTGCGGGTCTACATTGGCTCCTTCTGGGCCCATCCTCTCCGAAACACAGAGAATCGAAGACTCTTTGAGGCAGAGGCACAGGATCTTTTCCAGGACATCCAGAGTCTCCCGCAGAAGGCCGCAGTGCGGAAGCTCAACGATCTCATTAAGAGGGCGAGACTCGCAAAG GTACATGCTTATATCATCAGCtacctgaaaaaagaaatgccctctgtttttggaaaagagaacaagaagaaGGAACTGATCAGCAGGTTACCTGAGATCTATGGCCAGCTGCAAAGAGAATATCATATCTCAGCAGGGGACTTCCCTGAAGTCAAAAAAATGCAG gagcagctggagaCTTGTGACTTCACTAAATTTCACTCTTTGAAACCAAAGCTTATTGAAGCTGTGGATAATATGCTGGCAAACAAGATTGCCTCCCTGATGAGCCTGATCAGCCAGGAAGAAAGCAATATGCCCACAGAGTTGGTTCACGGTGGGGCATTTGATGGCACCATGGCAGGACCTTTTGGCCAGGGATATGGAGAAGGCGCAAAGGAAGGAGCTGATGAAGAAGAATGGGTTGTTGCCAAAGATAAACCTGCTTATGATGAGATTTTCTACACTTTATCACCAATCAATGGCAAAATATCCGGGATCAATGCAAAGAAAGAGATGGTGACTTCCAAACTACCCAACAGTGTCTTGGGGAAGATCTGGAAACTCGCAGATTGTGATGGTGATGGGATGTTGGATGATGAGGAATTTGCATTAGCAAAACATCTCATCAAGATAAAACTGGATGGATATGAACTGCCTGGCACACTGCCTTCCCACCTGGTGCCACCATCTCACAGGAAACCTTTGCAGACAGCAGAGTGA